One stretch of Cohnella algarum DNA includes these proteins:
- a CDS encoding ABC transporter permease — protein MNRPNAGSRVAYGALKVVHRIAVYLAFLFVLAPMLLMVIVAFNKADYFSFPLEGLSFRWFREMADNSEYRNSIVTSLRLSAIATVLSLAITIPASLALRKSDSKWIESVLLAPLFFPLVIWSLGLLQFYGMIGLSGSFVSLVLAHAVMITPFIFRIVIQSLRETNPRLEEAAHSLGAGKWTTFRKITLPIILPGVIVGAVFGLLMSFTDVTLTMFISSSGSPTFPVRVYSEQRSEGLNQIVLAWSAIITLVIFILSLIGEKFARWSRYF, from the coding sequence ATGAACCGGCCGAATGCGGGCAGCCGCGTCGCTTACGGGGCGCTCAAGGTTGTTCACCGGATCGCGGTCTATCTGGCCTTTTTGTTCGTTTTGGCGCCCATGCTGCTGATGGTGATCGTCGCTTTCAACAAGGCCGATTATTTCTCGTTTCCGCTGGAGGGGTTAAGCTTCCGCTGGTTCCGGGAGATGGCGGACAACTCGGAATACCGCAATTCCATTGTCACCAGCTTGCGGCTGTCCGCGATCGCGACCGTTCTTTCGCTCGCCATCACGATTCCGGCATCGCTCGCCCTCCGCAAAAGCGATAGCAAATGGATCGAGTCCGTGCTGCTCGCCCCGCTGTTTTTCCCGCTTGTCATCTGGTCGCTCGGGCTGCTGCAGTTTTACGGCATGATCGGGCTGTCGGGCTCCTTCGTTTCGCTCGTGCTGGCGCATGCGGTCATGATTACGCCGTTTATTTTCCGGATCGTCATCCAAAGCCTTCGCGAAACGAATCCGCGGCTCGAGGAAGCGGCGCACAGCCTCGGCGCGGGCAAGTGGACGACGTTCCGCAAAATCACGCTGCCGATCATATTGCCCGGCGTTATCGTGGGAGCGGTGTTCGGGCTGCTCATGTCGTTTACCGACGTGACGCTCACGATGTTCATCTCGAGCTCCGGCTCGCCGACGTTCCCCGTCCGGGTCTATTCGGAGCAGCGAAGCGAAGGCTTGAACCAGATCGTGCTCGCCTGGTCGGCCATCATTACGCTCGTCATTTTCATCCTGTCGCTCATCGGCGAAAAATTCGCCCGCTGGTCGCGCTATTTTTAA
- a CDS encoding ABC transporter permease — translation MEKAIAESRRPNPAGQRQLWSKVALLSPAMLVYWAVFLIPAIVLLINSFQANQPERTMWERDLSLGSFSRFFSDPYFIKVIGTTLLLAVIVVAVSLVVGYLLAYHIYKAKSFVKTTLITVVLTPLFSGALLQSLGWYLMFARYGPINVALRDMGLLSQPHNFLGTYGAVVVALVHGFLPFMVLCIVNSLRSIPANVLDAASSLGASSFTAFVRVTLPLSKGGMMAGSALVFGGTLGSFATPGIVGQGKIQLLAQIIYQQAIQIFDWSFASVISIALLVVLAAVTILLNRSVNASGRDRQ, via the coding sequence ATGGAAAAAGCAATCGCGGAGTCCCGGCGGCCGAATCCGGCGGGGCAAAGACAGCTGTGGTCCAAGGTGGCGCTGCTCTCTCCCGCCATGCTTGTCTACTGGGCCGTGTTTTTGATTCCGGCTATCGTGCTGCTGATCAACAGCTTTCAGGCGAATCAGCCGGAGCGGACGATGTGGGAGCGGGATTTATCGCTCGGCAGCTTTTCGCGGTTTTTCTCCGATCCTTATTTCATCAAGGTGATCGGAACGACGCTGCTGCTGGCGGTCATCGTCGTCGCCGTTTCGCTCGTCGTCGGCTATTTGCTGGCCTACCACATTTATAAAGCGAAATCGTTCGTCAAGACGACCCTGATCACGGTCGTGCTTACGCCGCTGTTCAGCGGAGCGCTGCTGCAGTCGCTCGGCTGGTACCTCATGTTCGCCCGCTACGGGCCGATCAACGTCGCGCTGAGGGACATGGGGCTGCTGTCGCAGCCCCATAACTTCCTCGGCACGTACGGCGCGGTCGTCGTCGCGCTCGTGCACGGGTTTTTGCCGTTCATGGTGCTGTGCATCGTCAACTCGCTGCGGTCCATTCCGGCCAACGTGCTGGACGCGGCGTCCAGCCTCGGCGCAAGCTCGTTCACGGCGTTCGTCCGCGTCACGCTCCCGCTGTCCAAAGGGGGCATGATGGCCGGCAGCGCGCTCGTGTTCGGCGGGACGCTCGGCTCCTTCGCGACGCCGGGCATCGTCGGCCAGGGCAAAATCCAGCTGCTGGCGCAAATCATTTACCAGCAGGCCATTCAAATTTTCGACTGGTCGTTCGCCTCGGTCATTTCCATCGCGCTGCTGGTCGTTTTGGCGGCCGTTACCATTTTGTTGAACCGTTCGGTCAACGCCTCGGGGAGGGATCGCCAATGA
- a CDS encoding extracellular solute-binding protein, with protein sequence MKRVRNHRIASLSSVVVLAMLVLSACGSNNGNSGASSSPASPSASPSASSASSSPAASGEKSFEGQKLVVGVWGGSYAETIEKYVVEPLEAQGATVELVLGGTGDRLAKMYAEKGNPTMDVAFLNLYESKQAIDDGVADPVDPSIPNFSQLYPAAQENGYGMTFMGLGIVYNKDLVTEPIAEWADLWREDLKGKVAFPTYPGFEGDALVAIAGKAFGKTEQDDQANFDKLKELGPVPMSYSNLDELFLEMKNGSVLAAPIFNSYANEYIKKGFPVEFVSPNSPGPVMAKDTIVIAKGTKVPELAKEFVNLAIGVETQEHFATDLFFGPTNKEVTVPDDLAAQIVYGEEAVSKLEVLDWDYIISKRSDWTQKWNTEILAN encoded by the coding sequence GTGAAAAGGGTCAGAAACCATCGTATCGCATCGCTGTCGTCCGTTGTCGTGCTTGCCATGCTCGTCTTGTCCGCTTGCGGAAGCAACAACGGCAATTCGGGAGCCAGCTCGAGTCCGGCATCCCCGTCCGCGTCTCCGTCGGCATCCTCGGCCTCGTCTTCTCCGGCCGCATCCGGCGAAAAAAGCTTCGAAGGCCAGAAGCTCGTCGTCGGCGTTTGGGGCGGATCGTACGCCGAAACGATCGAGAAATACGTCGTCGAACCGCTGGAAGCGCAAGGCGCCACCGTCGAGCTTGTGCTCGGGGGAACCGGCGACCGCCTCGCCAAAATGTACGCCGAAAAAGGCAATCCGACGATGGACGTGGCGTTCCTGAATTTGTACGAATCCAAGCAGGCGATCGACGACGGCGTCGCCGATCCGGTCGATCCGAGCATTCCGAACTTCTCGCAGCTATACCCGGCCGCTCAGGAAAACGGCTACGGCATGACGTTCATGGGCCTGGGCATCGTGTACAACAAAGACCTCGTGACGGAGCCGATCGCCGAATGGGCCGATCTGTGGCGCGAGGACTTGAAAGGCAAGGTCGCGTTCCCGACGTATCCGGGCTTCGAGGGCGACGCGCTTGTCGCGATTGCCGGCAAAGCGTTCGGCAAAACGGAGCAGGACGATCAAGCGAACTTCGACAAGCTGAAAGAGCTGGGCCCGGTTCCGATGTCGTATTCCAACCTGGACGAATTGTTCCTGGAAATGAAAAACGGCAGCGTGCTGGCCGCGCCTATCTTCAACAGCTACGCGAACGAATATATCAAGAAGGGCTTTCCGGTCGAATTCGTATCCCCGAACAGCCCGGGACCGGTCATGGCAAAAGACACGATCGTCATCGCCAAAGGCACGAAGGTTCCCGAACTGGCCAAGGAATTCGTCAATCTCGCGATCGGCGTCGAGACGCAGGAGCATTTCGCGACGGATCTGTTCTTCGGGCCGACGAACAAGGAAGTGACGGTGCCGGACGACCTTGCCGCGCAAATCGTGTACGGCGAGGAAGCGGTCAGCAAGCTGGAAGTGCTGGACTGGGATTACATCATTTCCAAACGGTCCGACTGGACGCAAAAATGGAACACCGAAATTCTCGCCAACTGA
- a CDS encoding creatininase family protein, whose product MRTRYEGRVWNDRFLPRLTTKEIADIPKEKALLVLPIASVEQHGRHLPVFTDSLLNETLIEGALALLPEEAPVWLLPPLSYGKSNEHDGFSGTFSLSTATMTAILSELMGCMHKDGWKKLMIVNSHGGNPELITLAARDARVELGLQVFFVNTAGLYADESFTARELEYGIHGGALETSLMLAAKPEWVKPEHYRAEYPTVAECSCFKLGGDVSLAWTTRDLSETGVIGDPTGSTEEIGRRMYERVTQKMSEIVLSAVSTDY is encoded by the coding sequence ATGCGTACGAGATACGAAGGGCGCGTCTGGAACGACCGGTTCCTGCCGCGGCTCACCACTAAAGAAATCGCCGACATTCCGAAGGAGAAAGCGCTGCTCGTCCTGCCGATCGCTTCCGTCGAACAGCACGGCCGCCATCTCCCCGTGTTTACCGATTCCCTGCTGAACGAGACGCTGATCGAGGGGGCGCTTGCGCTGCTGCCGGAGGAAGCGCCGGTATGGCTGCTGCCGCCGCTCTCCTACGGAAAGAGCAACGAGCACGACGGCTTTTCCGGAACATTCTCGCTGTCGACGGCGACGATGACGGCGATTTTGTCGGAGCTGATGGGCTGCATGCATAAGGACGGCTGGAAAAAGCTGATGATCGTCAACAGCCACGGCGGCAACCCGGAACTCATTACGCTGGCGGCAAGAGACGCCCGGGTGGAGCTCGGGCTGCAGGTGTTCTTCGTCAACACGGCCGGCTTGTACGCCGATGAATCGTTTACGGCGAGGGAGCTGGAATACGGCATTCACGGCGGGGCGCTGGAAACGTCGCTTATGCTCGCAGCCAAGCCCGAATGGGTGAAGCCGGAGCACTACCGGGCCGAATATCCGACCGTGGCGGAATGCTCCTGCTTCAAGCTCGGCGGCGACGTCTCGCTTGCGTGGACCACCCGCGACCTGTCGGAAACCGGGGTCATCGGCGATCCGACCGGGTCCACCGAAGAAATCGGCCGTCGGATGTACGAGCGGGTGACACAGAAAATGTCCGAAATCGTGCTGAGCGCCGTCTCGACCGACTATTAA
- a CDS encoding PucR family transcriptional regulator ligand-binding domain-containing protein, which yields MHLTVEEALRIYPLSRSRIVAGAEGAGRVIKSVNMMDAPDVSDWVKAGEMLFTTAFAIKDTPEDFLRLLQKLNERGSAGLGIKLGRYWKQIPRSSSRKRTGFIFPCWSCRTNLRSPTR from the coding sequence ATGCATCTCACCGTAGAAGAAGCCCTCCGCATCTATCCGTTGTCCCGTTCCCGCATCGTGGCGGGGGCCGAAGGCGCGGGCCGCGTCATCAAATCGGTCAACATGATGGATGCCCCGGACGTCTCCGACTGGGTCAAAGCCGGAGAAATGCTGTTTACGACCGCCTTCGCCATCAAGGATACGCCGGAGGATTTCCTCCGGCTGCTGCAAAAGCTGAACGAACGGGGCTCGGCCGGACTTGGCATCAAGCTCGGCCGCTATTGGAAGCAGATCCCCCGGTCGTCATCGAGGAAGCGAACCGGCTTCATTTTCCCGTGCTGGAGCTGCCGTACGAATTTACGTTCGCCGACCAGATGA